The sequence TTTAACAGCATATAAAATGCCGGATGTGGGTAAAAAGTATCCTGTGAAAATTCCGCAAACCACCGATGAGTTTAACACTGAAAAATTTGGGTTGCAGTGGCAATGGCATGCCAATCCCCGGAACGATTGGTACGCAATGAGCGAAAGCCACCTAAGGTTAAATGCGGTGCGGAATATTACCAAAGAAGGAAACTTATGGTACGTTCCCAATTTATTGTTGCAAAAATTTCCCGCACCAAAATTCACGGCCACTACTAAACTCACTTTTAACGGAGATTTGGTTGGTGATAAAAGCGGTTTGGTTGTAATGGGCAAAAAATGGTCGGCACTGCAAATGGTAAAAACAGAAAATGGCACAACGCTGGAAATGGTGAAAGGCGATAATGAGAAGTGTGATGGAATTGCCCGGGTAGCCGAGAGTATTGAATTAGAAACCGAAACTGTTTACCTGAGAGTGAAAATTGGCGATGATTATCAGGGAGTATACGAATACAGTTTCGACGGTGAGGTTTACAAGGAAATAGGTGAAGGTTTTAGAGCAAAAGAAGGGGTTTGGATTGGCGCAAAAGTAGGCTTGTTCAGTGTAAATCCAAATCTGGCAGAAAGTAAAGGCTACGGTAATTTTGATTGGTTTAGAGTAGAATAATTAATTCGTATAATAATGAGAATAATATACATTTTATTTGTTTTTGGGGCTTTGTTTGCCAATTCATGCACAAAGCAGGTTAAGATATATCCAGCACCTGAGGGTGTCGAACTATCCAAAAAATTTCAGGTGGAAGTGGAAGGAATACAGGTACCGGTTTATACAACAAAAATTCCGCCTCTTACATCAATCCCCCGATTAACCCAGTCGCGCAGTGAACCTGGATTGGCATCCGTAGCGTCATTCGATATGAATGAAAGCATCACGGTGGCTGTAAATTATCCTGAGGCTGTCGATTCGGCAAAAATCCTCCCTACATCTTATGGTATTAAACCACAGATTGAAGGGAATAGAGTTACGTTTAAGCTGGATGAACCAGGGCATTTAACCATTGAAGTAAACGGCGAATGGCACGAATCGCTTCATATTTTGGCCAATCCCTTTGAAAAGGATATTCCGAATCCCGAGGATCCCAATGTCGTCTATTTTGGTCCCGGCCTTCATGATGTTACAAACGTTAAAGTTGGCGATAATACGACTGTTTACATTGCCGGTGGAGCTTACCTTCGTTGCAAAATGGACGACGATGAGCAAGAAGTGACATTGCGCGGCCGAAAGCGGAATCCGCCTACTTTCTTTCTCGAAGGCGAAAACATAACCCTTCGCGGAAGGGGCATCATCGACCAGGCTGCAGTTCCAAGGTCGAAAAGACGATACACCATTTTTGCACAACATTCAAAAAACTTAACGATTGAAGGTGTCACCATTTTTGATCCCAGCCACTGGACGATCCCTATTCAAAGCACAGACAGTGTGCATGTAGATAATATCAAGATTTTTGGATGGCGTGGTAACTCGGATGGCGTGGATATTTCCAATACGCGCGATGTGCTGGTGGAAAATTGCTTCATGCGTACGTTCGATGATGCCGTGGTGATAAAATCGTTCGAAGGGCGTGGCGAGGTAAAAAACATCCATACACGGAGATGTGTGGTATGGAACGAGCTGGCACATTCATTAAGTATTGGTGCCGAAATTCGGGAGAATGTGAGTAATGTGCTGTTTGAAGACTGTGATGTGATACATGACATTGGGCGTGAAACGGCACTTCGCGTGTATCATTGCGACGATGCTGTTATCAGCGACGTTACTTTTGATAACATCAGGGTTGAAGAGGCTCGACGTTTGATTTCGTGCTGGATCGGAAAAACCCGCTGGACCGAAACCGAGGAACGCGGAAACATCAGAAATGTGGTTTTTAAAAACATTACGGCCACCTCGGCACCCATCGACACTACACTTACCGGCTTTCAGGATGGCTCCGACTGGAAACCTTATATCATAAGGGACCATGCCAGTATGGAGTTGGTAGGATTTGACGAAGAACATACGATTGAGGGGGTAACTTTTGATAATGTTATACTCGACGGAGAAAAGGTTGAAGCAGAAAATGTAAGAATCAACGATTTTGTAAAA comes from uncultured Draconibacterium sp. and encodes:
- a CDS encoding glycosyl hydrolase family 28 protein is translated as MRIIYILFVFGALFANSCTKQVKIYPAPEGVELSKKFQVEVEGIQVPVYTTKIPPLTSIPRLTQSRSEPGLASVASFDMNESITVAVNYPEAVDSAKILPTSYGIKPQIEGNRVTFKLDEPGHLTIEVNGEWHESLHILANPFEKDIPNPEDPNVVYFGPGLHDVTNVKVGDNTTVYIAGGAYLRCKMDDDEQEVTLRGRKRNPPTFFLEGENITLRGRGIIDQAAVPRSKRRYTIFAQHSKNLTIEGVTIFDPSHWTIPIQSTDSVHVDNIKIFGWRGNSDGVDISNTRDVLVENCFMRTFDDAVVIKSFEGRGEVKNIHTRRCVVWNELAHSLSIGAEIRENVSNVLFEDCDVIHDIGRETALRVYHCDDAVISDVTFDNIRVEEARRLISCWIGKTRWTETEERGNIRNVVFKNITATSAPIDTTLTGFQDGSDWKPYIIRDHASMELVGFDEEHTIEGVTFDNVILDGEKVEAENVRINDFVKNVRFK